Proteins encoded in a region of the Onychomys torridus unplaced genomic scaffold, mOncTor1.1, whole genome shotgun sequence genome:
- the LOC118575094 gene encoding uncharacterized protein LOC118575094, translated as MLYTFQLNEEIFLKSTFGFFSGKGCIFKLSALLSSLFALVFETVIASSQCWHPWRIDNILQLVSFGLWETYTPKEFNASWTVSKTLVHTPTDSTRTTSPEFQIAQTLIVWAILMKPVVLIFGIVAITISCMEDPFVEMATYCYNVSASVLCVSSLFTLVSVSWNHFIDHYGQTSLEFPSYFPVSKEALITKYCTTVLPLGILTAAISLFSAVIFLSEISVLQIQSQMKDQCASIAASQVA; from the exons ATGCTTTATACATTtcaattaaatgaagaaatttttcTGAAAAGTACCTTTGG ATTTTTCAGTGGAAAGGGGTGCATCTTCAAGTTAAGTGCCCTCCTTAGCAGCCTATTTGCTTTGGTGTTTGAAACAGTCATTGCAAGCAGCCAATGCTGGCACCCATGGAGAATTGACAACATTTTGCAACTTGTGTCCTTTGGACTTTGGGAGACTTACACCCCTAAAGAATTTAATGCCTCATGGACTGTATCCAAGACGCTGGTGCACACTCCTACTGATTCCACCAGGACCACTTCACCTGAGTTTCAGATTGCACAGACCCTGATAGTGTGGGCCATTTTGATGAAGCCTGTAGTTCTGATTTTTGGTATAGTTGCCATTACAATCAGCTGCATGGAAGACCCATTTGTGGAGATGGCAACATATTGTTACAATGTTTCTGCCTCAGTTTTGTGTGTTAGCAGCCTGTTTACATTGGTTTCAGTGAGCTGGAACCACTTTATAGATCATTATGGACAAACCAGTCTTGAATTTCCATCATACTTTCCTGTTAGCAAAGAAGCATTAATAACCAAATACTGCACTACTGTTCTCCCATTAGGGATTCTGACAGCTGCCATCTCACTTTTCAGTGCAGTTATCTTTCTTTCTGAGATAAGTGTTTTGCAAATACAGAGTCAGATGAAGGACCAGTGTGCTTCCATAGCAGCCAGCCAAGTGGCCTGA